One Anopheles maculipalpis chromosome X unlocalized genomic scaffold, idAnoMacuDA_375_x X_unloc_25, whole genome shotgun sequence DNA window includes the following coding sequences:
- the LOC126566739 gene encoding uncharacterized protein LOC126566739, which produces MGSDTDSDRSYLDSEERAIFEASLKKRRIIHRRALSPRVVMKPIDVSPGTLAAYKGKPPSALAETEEDQPSGLPAPADPMVVVISSPEPSLIMEGEKPEASAARKRTAPVTPPIPSPRRVASPETTAAAVRPGALNVTSEGASQQLEKLLAKLDQLTERLEASERENQALRRELELYRMGTRTVLELHSSAVGTGLGNQAVSQPGPSKRTARRSEQRARAEARKTSAHGPAHQRLLELQDTMRAEIMEEGQRQQRFGGQESRSQQDQLQSADRKKQPRASYRDALTTGWQVVGERRNRGAPKPPPQQQQRPQTPRAPQRAAQPTPRATRRRPDAILVIPAEGVSFADMYRPIRTAPALEDAQKFIRIGKRTPKGNLRMELTREVDSKALCERIQGVLGALGTAKVLTEMAEVIVRNVDHLTQEETLKEALRGALAKEPTVASIRMWELPDATKRARIRLARAEAEAIMGRTQALLIDHSACRMERVPRLAASQRRCFRCLERGHLAAFCTGVDRSQCCIRCGESGHRAAQCKKEVRCMRCGGPHRIAALSCRGGGRTGV; this is translated from the coding sequence ATGGGTTCCGATACGGACAGCGACCGGTCGTATCTGGACTCAGAAGAGCGAGCAATCTTCGAGGCCTCTCTAAAGAAGAGGCGCATCATCCATAGAAGAGCGCTATCGCCAAGAGTGGTGATGAAACCCATTGATGTTTCACCGGGAACGTTGGCAGCCTACAAAGGCAAGCCACCCTCTGCTCTAGCGGAAACAGAGGAGGACCAACCTTCGGGCCTGCCGGCACCCGCCgacccgatggtggtggttatcTCCTCTCCAGAGCCATCTCTAATTATGGAAGGGGAGAAACCGGAGGCGAGTGCGGCGAGAAAGAGGACCGCACCCGTAACACCACCAATCCCGTCACCACGCAGGGTTGCGTCACCCGAAACGACGGCTGCTGCCGTCCGCCCGGGAGCCCTCAACGTGACGTCGGAGGGAGCCAGCCAGCAGCTGGAGAAACTGTTGGCGAAGCTGGACCAACTGACGGAGCGGTTGGAAGCAAGTGAGCGGGAGAACCAGGCTCTGAGACGAGAGCTGGAGTTGTACCGGATGGGGACACGGACGGTGTTGGAGTTGCACTCCTCCGCGGTGGGTACGGGCTTGGGAAACCAAGCGGTATCCCAGCCCGGACCCAGCAAGAGGACCGCGAGGCGGTCCGAGCAACGCGCGCGGGCGGAGGCCCGAAAAACATCAGCACACGGTCCTGCCCACCAGCGACTgctggaactgcaggacactatGCGCGCGGAAATCATGGAGGAGGGGCAAAGACAGCAGCGGTTCGGTGGCCAAGAGAGTCGGTCACAACAGGACCAGCTCCAGTCGGCCGATCGAAAGAAGCAGCCCAGGGCCTCTTATAGAGATGCCTTAACCACTGGGTGGCAGGTGGTGGGCGAGAGGCGCAATCGAGGTGCgcccaaaccaccaccgcaacaacagcagcggccGCAGACGCCACGGGCACCACAACGCGCTGCCCAACCCACCCCTAGGGCCACAAGGCGTCGACCAGACGCTATCCTGGTTATTCCGGCGGAAGGAGTCTCCTTCGCCGATATGTACCGCCCGATCAGGACCGCCCCTGCGCTGGAGGACGCGCAGAAGTTTATCCGCATCGGCAAGCGTACGCCGAAGGGGAATCTCCGGATGGAGCTGACACGTGAGGTCGACTCTAAAGCGCTCTGCGAACGTATCCAGGGCGTCCTCGGTGCCCTGGGGACGGCAAAGGTGCTGACGGAGATGGCGGAGGTAATCGTCCGCAATGTCGACCACCTCACGCAGGAGGAGACTCTAAAGGAGGCACTACGAGGGGCTCTCGCTAAAGAGCCGACAGTGGCCTCCATAAGGATGTGGGAGCTGCCGGACGCCACCAAACGAGCTCGCATTCGTCTGGCGCGGGCGGAGGCGGAAGCAATCATGGGCAGGACACAAGCCCTGCTCATTGACCATTCCGCCTGCCGGATGGAGCGCGTTCCGAGGCTGGCGGCCTCTCAAcgacgctgcttccgctgtctCGAAAGAGGCCATTTGGCGGCCTTCTGCACTGGCGTGGACAGGAGCCAGTGCTGCATCAGATGCGGCGAGAGCGGCCATCGAGCAGCTCAGTGCAAAAAGGAAGTACGCTGTATGAGGTGTGGCGGCCCTCATCGCATTGCCGCGCTCAGCtgcagaggaggaggacggACGGGCGTGTGA